The following nucleotide sequence is from Deinococcus planocerae.
TACCCGGGCAACTCGGCCTTCCCCCGGATGCCGTCGTCGATCACCCCACGCAGCACCTCGCGCATCCGGGTCGCCGTCTCCCGGCGCAGCACCTGCCTCGCCCCGGCCACGTCGCCGGGGAAGAGGCGTGGGGGAACGTACCGCCCGTCGTTCGCCAGCACGTTGAAGGCCGCGACGAGTTGCAGGGTGGTGACGGTCAGGCCCTGCCCGAAGGACACGGTGGCCTGCGACAGGGCGCCCCAGTCCTCCGGGTCCCGCAGGAGGCCGTCCCCGGCGGGCAGGCCCAGCCGGACCGGCTGCCCGAAGCCGTAAGCGGTGAAGTAGCGGTACAGCAGCTCCGGGGGCACGCCCTCCACGAGCCGGGTCATGCCGACGTTGCTGGAGTAGCGCAGAATCTGCCGCGTCGTGAGCCGGGCCGGATGCGGGACGAGGTCGTTGATGGTGGCCCCCGCGTACCGGCGCCACATCGGCGTGTCGTAGACCGTGTCAGGTGTGGTGCGGCCCTCGTCGAGCAGGGCCGCCACCGTGAGCGCCTTGACCACGCTGCCCGGCTCGTACTCGTCCAGCGCCGCCCGGTTGCGCCAACGGTCAGCCGGGACCTGACGCCAGGCGCCCGGGTCGAAGCCCGGCACCGACACCACGGCACGCAACTCGCCCGTCCGGGTGTCCATGACGGCGGCCGACGCGAACTGGGCGTCGGTGCGCCTCACGGCTTCGGTCAGGACGGCCTCGACGGCGGCCTGCACGCGGGTGTCCAGGGTGAGGGTCAGCGCCTCGCCGCGCTGCAAACGCCGGTTCATCGCCCGCTCCGTGCCCTCCAGCCCGCCCGAGGCCCCCACGAAGCCGATGACCGGCGCGGCGAGAGAACCCAGGGGGT
It contains:
- a CDS encoding peptidoglycan D,D-transpeptidase FtsI family protein, translating into MAPSPSRAGPQRLGRRATILAALCLLAFAVLAVAFARITVPAGPTPLPSTRPTRGELHSADGQVLAHGALDARRYPLGSLAAPVIGFVGASGGLEGTERAMNRRLQRGEALTLTLDTRVQAAVEAVLTEAVRRTDAQFASAAVMDTRTGELRAVVSVPGFDPGAWRQVPADRWRNRAALDEYEPGSVVKALTVAALLDEGRTTPDTVYDTPMWRRYAGATINDLVPHPARLTTRQILRYSSNVGMTRLVEGVPPELLYRYFTAYGFGQPVRLGLPAGDGLLRDPEDWGALSQATVSFGQGLTVTTLQLVAAFNVLANDGRYVPPRLFPGDVAGARQVLRRETATRMREVLRGVIDDGIRGKAELPGYHVGGKTGTAQVAVDGRYSGKVFSSTFAGFLPAAQPRFTVAVMVRGAKREYQGSQLAAPIFRDISSALLSLYSYTPDDKR